The following are from one region of the Flavobacteriaceae bacterium UJ101 genome:
- a CDS encoding uncharacterized protein (Contains 1 VWFA domain.), which produces MKLLENIEFESPWMLLLLGILPLLIFWFFFNRKEGAILRMPSIEPVSNSFNLIEKLRPLLYILRLLAITSLIIALARPRAVNEVRKVNSNKGVDIIMAVDVSGSMEDTDLSPSRIGALKKVATKFANERKLDRIGLVAYAGEAFTKVPLTTDRTILIQAIKELDTRELSGGTAIGNGLGTAVNHLKDSKAKSKIIILLTDGVNNDGFVDPIIASEIAADNNIKVYTIGIGSNQRSTLFGLGGGLDEKLLKQIAKNTGGFYFRATSSTSLSTIYDEINQLEKSEIKDIKYYTYQEFFKTFLLYSFIFIVIEIILRLTFYRSFI; this is translated from the coding sequence GTGAAATTATTAGAAAACATAGAATTTGAATCACCTTGGATGCTCCTATTACTAGGAATACTTCCACTATTGATCTTTTGGTTCTTTTTTAATCGAAAAGAAGGTGCTATACTTCGTATGCCTTCTATCGAACCTGTATCTAATTCTTTTAATTTAATTGAAAAACTACGTCCTCTTCTTTATATTTTACGCTTATTAGCCATTACTTCGTTAATTATTGCTCTAGCACGTCCAAGAGCTGTAAACGAAGTAAGAAAAGTGAATTCAAATAAAGGGGTTGATATTATCATGGCAGTAGATGTTTCGGGAAGTATGGAAGATACTGATCTTTCACCCTCTCGTATTGGAGCATTAAAAAAAGTAGCAACTAAATTTGCTAATGAACGAAAATTAGATCGTATTGGATTGGTTGCTTATGCTGGAGAAGCTTTTACCAAAGTTCCTTTAACCACTGATCGTACTATATTAATTCAAGCCATTAAAGAACTTGATACTCGAGAATTATCAGGTGGTACAGCTATTGGAAATGGGTTAGGAACAGCCGTTAATCACTTAAAAGATAGTAAGGCAAAAAGTAAAATCATCATTCTATTAACAGATGGAGTAAATAATGATGGATTTGTTGACCCTATTATTGCCTCTGAAATTGCAGCTGATAATAATATTAAAGTCTACACCATTGGTATTGGGAGTAATCAAAGAAGTACCCTTTTCGGTTTAGGAGGCGGGTTAGATGAAAAACTTCTTAAACAAATTGCTAAAAATACTGGAGGATTCTATTTCAGAGCTACAAGTAGTACAAGTCTATCCACTATTTATGATGAAATTAACCAATTGGAAAAATCTGAAATAAAGGATATAAAATATTATACTTATCAAGAGTTTTTTAAAACCTTTTTATTGTATTCCTTTATTTTCATTGTGATTGAAATTATTTTAAGATTAACCTTTTATAGAAGTTTTATTTAG
- a CDS encoding golgin subfamily A member 6-like protein 22 (Belongs to the GOLGA6 family.) produces MRYCIIIISFLMFYSCNENYVVKDHIINGNTDYRKRDFENAITDYKKALFLDGSDTIANHNIGNGFYRIKEFEEAIHYYKMVDSLGIYSKTKAEAKHNEGNAYIKSQKFEDALEAYKEALRNNPNDQETQYNLNVALEKIKQKEEKEKRQQQKEQQQKKQQQNQQKQNQQQKQKQQEKNKQSSENQKQQQQQQKNQSQNKKEEQKDKESQSKPQSDQKKKEEQSKDQTPSQPQNSTQKQERGEKTDLSISKEQVEAILRALENEEKAIQRKMLNKDKRKQNATKKMEKDW; encoded by the coding sequence ATGAGGTATTGTATTATTATCATATCATTTTTAATGTTTTATTCATGTAATGAAAATTATGTGGTAAAAGATCATATAATCAATGGAAATACAGATTATCGTAAACGTGATTTTGAAAATGCTATTACGGATTATAAGAAGGCTTTATTTTTAGATGGATCTGACACAATTGCTAATCATAACATAGGAAATGGGTTTTACAGAATTAAAGAATTTGAAGAAGCTATCCATTATTATAAAATGGTAGATTCTTTAGGAATTTATTCAAAAACCAAAGCTGAAGCAAAGCATAATGAAGGAAATGCTTATATCAAATCTCAAAAATTTGAGGATGCCTTGGAAGCTTACAAAGAAGCTTTAAGAAATAATCCTAATGACCAAGAAACACAATATAATTTAAATGTTGCTTTAGAAAAAATCAAACAAAAGGAAGAAAAAGAAAAACGTCAACAACAAAAAGAACAACAGCAGAAAAAACAACAACAAAACCAACAAAAACAGAACCAGCAACAAAAGCAAAAACAACAAGAAAAAAACAAACAATCTTCTGAAAATCAGAAGCAACAACAGCAGCAACAAAAAAATCAATCTCAAAATAAAAAAGAGGAACAAAAAGATAAAGAATCACAATCTAAACCTCAATCAGATCAGAAGAAAAAAGAAGAACAATCTAAAGATCAAACACCTTCTCAACCTCAAAATTCCACTCAAAAACAAGAACGAGGAGAAAAAACTGATTTAAGTATTTCTAAAGAACAAGTAGAAGCTATTTTACGTGCTCTTGAAAATGAGGAAAAAGCTATTCAAAGAAAAATGCTTAACAAAGATAAAAGAAAGCAAAACGCAACTAAAAAAATGGAAAAAGACTGGTAA